From Toxorhynchites rutilus septentrionalis strain SRP chromosome 2, ASM2978413v1, whole genome shotgun sequence, a single genomic window includes:
- the LOC129767872 gene encoding tubulin alpha-8 chain-like, with amino-acid sequence MREVISIHVGQAGCQIGNSCWPLFSLEHGVLADGTLGPAQKVDENMTTFFHDTRSGRVVPRNIFIDLEDSVINEIKAGPYRSLYHPLHMITGKEDAANNYARGHYTVGRQIIEQVSNSIRKLSEQCEGLQGFLIFRSFGGGTGSGFTSLLMQQIAMDYGKKCKLEFSVYPAPRISTAVVEPYNCVLTTHTTMDSSDCCFMIDNEATYEICTKNLQIGRPDYVHLNTLVAQVVSSVTASLRFKGTMNVDLNEFQTNLVPYPRVHFPLVSYAPLLSASKAQHENSSVSEITHAAFSQENTMVKCDPRTGKYMACCLLYRGDVVPKDINSAVSAIKAKRHITFVDWCPTGFKIGINQQAPFVLPEGDLAKPKRAVCMLSNSTAISGAWERLNQKFDLMYKKRAFVHWYVGEGMEEGEFSEAREDLAALERDYEEVATDTVGDESADDEY; translated from the exons ATG CGTGAAGTAATCTCAATTCATGTTGGCCAAGCAGGATGCCAAATTGGGAACTCTTGTTGGCCGCTCTTCTCACTGGAGCACGGAGTTCTGGCTGATGGGACATTAGGTCCTGCCCAGAAGGTTGACGAaaatatgacgacatttttccacgACACTCGCTCGGGGCGTGTTGTGCCCCGAAACATTTTCATCGACTTAGAAGATTCCGTCATCAATGAAATCAAAGCCGGACCGTATCGGAGTTTGTACCACCCTCTGCATATGATCACCGGGAAAGAAGATGCCGCAAATAATTACGCTAGGGGTCACTATACCGTTGGTCGCCAAATCATTGAACAGGTTTCGAATTCCATCCGAAAGCTGTCAGAACAGTGTGAAGGATTGCAGGGATTTCTAATTTTTCGGTCGTTTGGTGGAGGAACCGGTTCAGGGTTCACGTCCCTGCTGATGCAGCAAATTGCTATGGATTACGGCAAGAAGTGCAAGCTTGAATTTTCCGTCTATCCCGCTCCACGAATTTCAACGGCTGTCGTAGAACCTTACAATTGCGTCTTGACCACACACACAACCATGGATTCATCCGATTGCTGTTTCATGATCGACAATGAAGCCACTTACGAAATTTGCACGAAAAATCTTCAAATCGGCAGGCCCGATTATGTGCATCTCAACACCTTAGTCGCTCAGGTAGTATCTTCCGTAACAGCTTCGTTACGTTTCAAGGGAACTATGAACGTGGATCTGAATGAATTCCAAACGAATTTGGTACCCTATCCGAGGGTTCATTTTCCACTGGTATCGTATGCACCACTTCTGTCAGCTTCGAAAGCACAACACGAAAACTCATCGGTATCGGAAATTACGCATGCCGCGTTCAGTCAGGAGAACACGATGGTAAAATGTGATCCACGCACTGGTAAGTACATGGCGTGTTGTCTACTCTACAGAGGTGACGTTGTTCCGAAGGACATCAACAGTGCAGTTTCGGCTATCAAGGCTAAAAGACATATAACATTCGTGGACTGGTGCCCGACTGGGTTCAAGATCGGGATCAACCAACAGGCACCATTCGTTTTGCCAGAAGGCGACTTGGCTAAACCAAAGAGAGCCGTTTGTATGCTGTCCAACTCAACAGCAATCTCTGGTGCGTGGGAGAGACTGAACCAAAAGTTTGATTTGATGTACAAGAAGCGAGCCTTCGTTCATTGGTATGTTGGGGAAGGCATGGAAGAGGGTGAGTTCAGCGAAGCCCGAGAGGATCTGGCAGCTTTGGAGAGAGATTATGAGGAAGTTGCTACCGATACGGTTGGAGATGAGTCGGCTGATGACGAATACTGA
- the LOC129767871 gene encoding tubulin alpha-8 chain-like, producing MREVLSINIGQAGCQIGNACWQLFTLEHGIQVDGTVSEKVLMDENMEAFFHKTDSAKVVPRNIFIDLEESVIADVKNGPYKYLYHPLYMIMGKEDAANNYARGHYTVGKQIIEHVCNSIQKLAEQCDGLQGFLVFHSFGGGTGSGFTSLLMQRLATEYGKKCKLEFAVYPSPKISTAVVEPYNCVLSTSTTMQNSDCCFVMDNEATYDICTNNLQIGRPDYAHLNALVAQVVSSATASLRFKGTMNVDLNEFQTNLVPYPRVHYPLVSYAPLLSASKASHEFSSIGDITNACFEPSNMMVKCDPRHGKYMACCMLYRGDVVPKDINSAIAAIKSKRHITFVDWCPTGFKIGINQQAPSVLPGSALERPKRAVCMLSNTTAISDAWARVNKQFDLMYKKRAFVHWFVGEGMEEGEFSEAREDLAVLERDYEEVAGDTQDAEDVGSDYEF from the exons ATG CGCGAGGTGCTCTCCATAAATATCGGCCAAGCAGGATGTCAAATCGGTAACGCATGCTGGCAGTTATTCACGCTCGAGCACGGCATCCAGGTGGACGGTACCGTTAGTGAGAAAGTTCTAATGGACGAAAATATGGAGGCGTTTTTTCATAAGACGGACTCCGCAAAGGTGGTTCCACGTAACATTTTCATCGACCTGGAAGAATCGGTCATTGCGGATGTTAAGAATGGACCGTACAAGTACCTGTACCATCCACTGTACATGATCATGGGTAAAGAAGACGCTGCCAATAACTACGCGAGAGGGCATTACACGGTGGGCAAACAAATTATCGAGCACGTGTGCAATTCAATCCAGAAGTTGGCTGAGCAATGTGATGGGCTGCAAGGATTTCTAGTGTTTCACTCGTTTGGTGGGGGCACGGGTTCAGGTTTTACATCGCTGTTGATGCAACGGCTAGCAACGGAATACGGCAAAAAATGTAAGCTGGAATTCGCTGTTTACCCGTCACCTAAAATTTCAACGGCTGTCGTAGAACCATACAACTGCGTCCTATCAACAAGTACGACCATGCAGAACTCTGATTGTTGTTTTGTTATGGACAATGAGGCTACCTACGATATTTGCACTAACAATCTCCAAATCGGAAGACCAGACTATGCCCACTTGAATGCCTTGGTGGCACAGGTCGTATCATCAGCTACCGCGTCGCTTCGCTTCAAGGGAACAATGAATGTCGACCTCAATGAATTTCAAACTAACTTAGTGCCATATCCAAGGGTTCATTACCCGTTGGTATCGTATGCCCCACTTCTATCCGCGTCGAAGGCATCCCATGAATTTTCATCAATTGGAGACATCACGAATGCTTGCTTCGAACCGAGCAATATGATGGTGAAATGCGATCCACGCCACGGCAAATATATGGCCTGCTGTATGTTGTACCGTGGGGACGTAGTTCCGAAGGATATCAACAGTGCTATTGCGGCGATCAAGAGCAAGCGTCACATCACATTTGTGGATTGGTGCCCGACGGGGTTCAAGATTGGTATTAATCAGCAAGCTCCATCGGTGCTGCCAGGGAGCGCCTTGGAAAGACCTAAGCGAGCTGTTTGTATGCTTTCCAATACGACCGCAATTTCGGATGCATGGGCTCGGGTTAATAAGCAGTTCGATTTGATGTACAAGAAGCGTGCTTTCGTTCACTGGTTTGTCGGAGAAGGTATGGAGGAGGGCGAGTTTAGCGAAGCAAGAGAAGATCTCGCGGTGCTGGAGAGGGATTACGAGGAAGTTGCTGGCGACACGCAGGATGCCGAGGATGTCGGTTCGGATTATGAATTTTAA